GCCATGATGGAAAAACTGTCTAAACCGGTAAACAGCTTTTGGGAAATAATTTCAACAGGAATAGTGGAAACCGTGAACAGGAAGACCAGCACTGCCATGCCCAGCGCAATGGAAATAGGCGTACCGGTGAGGAGCATCACAAAAAGCAGAATAAATATGATTGCGCCTGTCATTCCGGATGCTCAGTTCCGTAATGATGCATTGGCAACTGGTTTGTCCTGCGAAATTGCACCAAAACTTGGATAAACCGAAAAGACATGAGGGAGGAACCAAGAGGAACACCAAGATAAATGATCCACATGGGCCAGTCAAGATCAGGGGAAGTCTGGCCAGTACTACGCATGAAAAGCACAAATTTCACGCCTAGCAAGGCCACCACTGCAGTAAAAAAAGCCCCCAGTGACAACCCCAGAAATGTAAAAAATCTTTGCCTGGATGGGCTGAGCTTTCTTACCAGCACATCCACCCCGACGTGAATTCCGGTACGCACACCATAGGCGGCACCAAACTTGGCCATCCAGATAAATAGATAAATGGTCAATTCCTGGGCCCAGGGTATACCTGCACCAGTGGTATAACGCAAAGCCACGGCGATGAAGGTTATAATTGTAGCCAGCCCCATAAAAGTGGCAATCAGCCACTCTTCGAGGTGATCCAGCAATCGGCTGAACATTGCCTTACTTTTTGCCGGCTTTTTCTTTCTCTACTTGCGCCGCAATTGCGTAAATTGCCTGGATTGTGTCTTTACCAATGACACTTTCAAACTCGCGGTGAACCGGTAACAAGGCTTTTTGCCAGATGACGCGATCTTTAAAAGGCAGTACATAAACCTCAGTTGTTCCTGCTGCACGCACCTTGGTCAGCGCTTCTTCATTTTCCTGTTTTGCTATTTCGCGTTCGTACTCAGTGGCATCTTTCATGGCTTGAGCCACTATCTTGCGTGTATCGCCAGGCAGTCCATCCCAGAATTTTTTGTTCACAATCACTGCATATCCCAAATACCCATGGTCAGAAATAGTCAGGTGCTTTTGAACTTCATTCATCTTTTGGGTATAGAAGTTTGAATTGGGATTTTCAGTTCCATCCACCACGCCTTGTTGAAGGGCTGTATAAACTTCGCTGAACGCCATAACTTGAGGGTTGGCACCAAGTGCTTTCATTTCAGCATCCAATACTTTGGATGACTGAATACGCATTTTCAAACCCTTAAAATCTTCAACGTTACGCAACGGACGGTTTGCACTCATTTGCTTGAATCCATTATCCCAAAAAGATAAACCGACTATCCCCTTGGAATCCAGCTTGCCCATGAGACTTTTGCCAATCTCACCATCCATGACGCGATAGAGCG
The genomic region above belongs to Sulfurirhabdus autotrophica and contains:
- a CDS encoding TRAP transporter small permease, with amino-acid sequence MFSRLLDHLEEWLIATFMGLATIITFIAVALRYTTGAGIPWAQELTIYLFIWMAKFGAAYGVRTGIHVGVDVLVRKLSPSRQRFFTFLGLSLGAFFTAVVALLGVKFVLFMRSTGQTSPDLDWPMWIIYLGVPLGSSLMSFRFIQVLVQFRRTNQLPMHHYGTEHPE
- a CDS encoding TRAP transporter substrate-binding protein; the protein is MRSLISIVTLMFAFGFTSLVSAADPIIIKFSHVVAPNTPKGKAAEKFKQLVEERTSGNVKVEIYPNSQLYKDREEMEALQIGAVQMLAPSLSKFGPIGAREFEVFDLPYIFPNKETLYRVMDGEIGKSLMGKLDSKGIVGLSFWDNGFKQMSANRPLRNVEDFKGLKMRIQSSKVLDAEMKALGANPQVMAFSEVYTALQQGVVDGTENPNSNFYTQKMNEVQKHLTISDHGYLGYAVIVNKKFWDGLPGDTRKIVAQAMKDATEYEREIAKQENEEALTKVRAAGTTEVYVLPFKDRVIWQKALLPVHREFESVIGKDTIQAIYAIAAQVEKEKAGKK